From Proteiniborus sp. MB09-C3, the proteins below share one genomic window:
- a CDS encoding YitT family protein — protein MTIQYPKINNSKNITKIIKKLFFILLGDLLCALAFNVFFIPSKLLSGGVGGLGIIIQYLTGIPTGISVFFMNLPIIVIGAQMVDKEFVSYAFISMFIFSFFLTITNGVSEYFIIDDVLLSAVFGAVLNGLGMGLMFRNRTCQGGLDIIAAILKKKYNLNISTGLMTVNTVIISLSSLLFGYKSAMYTLISLYLGYKILDKVQTGFNVKKNIVIVSDKSQELADSIIQKLHRGVTFLEGMGGYTKENKKVIYCIITSSEVVKLKNLVEEIDPSAFLTINDVVEVKGSSFQNVGI, from the coding sequence ATGACTATTCAATATCCAAAAATTAATAATTCAAAAAATATAACTAAGATTATAAAAAAATTATTTTTTATATTATTAGGAGATTTGTTGTGTGCATTAGCATTTAATGTATTTTTTATACCAAGTAAGCTTCTAAGTGGTGGCGTAGGAGGCTTGGGCATAATAATACAGTATCTAACAGGTATACCCACAGGAATATCTGTATTTTTTATGAATCTACCTATAATTGTTATAGGTGCTCAAATGGTAGATAAGGAGTTCGTATCATATGCATTTATATCAATGTTTATTTTTTCCTTCTTTTTAACTATTACAAATGGTGTAAGTGAGTATTTCATCATAGATGATGTACTGCTTAGCGCTGTTTTTGGTGCAGTTCTAAATGGATTAGGTATGGGGCTTATGTTTAGAAACAGAACCTGTCAGGGTGGACTAGATATTATTGCTGCAATCCTTAAGAAAAAGTATAACTTAAATATCAGCACAGGGCTTATGACAGTAAATACTGTTATTATTTCGCTTTCATCCTTATTATTTGGTTATAAATCTGCCATGTATACATTAATTTCACTGTATTTAGGCTATAAAATATTAGATAAGGTTCAAACAGGATTTAATGTAAAAAAGAATATTGTAATAGTATCTGATAAATCTCAAGAATTAGCAGATTCTATAATTCAAAAACTCCATAGAGGAGTCACATTTTTAGAAGGTATGGGTGGATATACAAAGGAAAACAAAAAGGTAATATACTGTATAATTACGTCAAGCGAAGTAGTTAAGCTAAAAAATCTAGTTGAGGAAATAGATCCAAGTGCATTTTTGACCATAAATGATGTAGTAGAAGTAAAAGGCAGTAGCTTTCAAAACGTGGGAATATGA
- a CDS encoding TldD/PmbA family protein codes for MANRELIEKIFNKGKELGLGDMEVYIQGNKQFDTRIFEGEIDKYSISDEVGLSFRGVYNGKMGYSYTEKVDESSIDMLIKEAMGNAVTVDSDDEEEIFAGSKEYKEVNTYNSELENVTSEQKIEFAKALEKAAYEADKRVTSVNYCLYDESTSYSVLANTKGLNLENKSNIAETYVSVVVKDGDDIKTGEKYIISNDFSKFNAEELAKGAVDEAISMLKAESIESGEYPIILRNDVAASVLQAFSSVFIAENVQKDLSLLKGKLNEQIAKELITIVDDPFLKDGVVSASFDGEGVATKYKKVIDKGVLKTYLHNSKTAKKDGVESTGNASKGSYKSPVSISPTNMYIENGSTSVDDMIESTEKGIMIIDVQGLHSGLNAVSGDFSLSAYGYLIEKGKISRPVNQITIAGNLYEVLKNIDSVGNDLKFGFPGFGYIGSPSLKINSLAVAGK; via the coding sequence ATGGCGAATAGAGAATTAATAGAAAAGATATTTAATAAAGGAAAAGAATTAGGCTTAGGGGATATGGAAGTATACATCCAAGGAAATAAGCAGTTTGACACAAGAATATTTGAGGGAGAAATAGATAAATACAGCATATCAGATGAGGTAGGCCTATCCTTTAGAGGAGTATATAATGGAAAAATGGGCTACTCATACACAGAGAAGGTAGATGAATCCTCAATAGATATGCTTATAAAAGAAGCTATGGGAAATGCTGTAACTGTAGATAGTGATGATGAAGAAGAAATATTTGCAGGCTCTAAGGAATATAAAGAAGTAAATACATATAATAGTGAGCTTGAAAATGTAACCTCAGAGCAAAAGATTGAGTTTGCAAAAGCCCTCGAAAAAGCAGCTTATGAAGCAGACAAACGAGTAACTTCTGTTAACTACTGCTTATATGATGAATCCACAAGCTATAGCGTACTAGCCAATACTAAGGGGCTAAATCTAGAAAATAAGTCTAATATAGCTGAAACATATGTGTCTGTCGTAGTCAAAGACGGGGACGATATAAAAACTGGAGAAAAATATATTATAAGCAATGATTTCTCAAAGTTTAATGCAGAGGAATTAGCAAAAGGCGCAGTAGATGAAGCTATATCGATGCTAAAAGCAGAAAGCATAGAATCAGGAGAATACCCTATTATACTTAGAAATGATGTGGCAGCAAGTGTATTGCAAGCATTTTCGTCAGTTTTTATAGCTGAAAATGTACAAAAAGATTTATCTCTATTAAAAGGAAAGCTTAATGAGCAAATTGCAAAAGAATTGATAACAATAGTAGATGATCCATTTTTAAAGGATGGAGTAGTCTCAGCTTCCTTTGACGGTGAAGGAGTAGCTACTAAATATAAGAAGGTCATAGATAAGGGAGTATTAAAGACATACCTTCACAACTCTAAAACAGCTAAAAAGGATGGTGTTGAATCTACTGGAAATGCCAGCAAAGGTTCATACAAGTCACCAGTTTCCATATCACCTACAAATATGTATATTGAAAATGGAAGCACCAGCGTAGATGATATGATTGAAAGTACTGAAAAGGGTATTATGATAATCGATGTGCAGGGACTTCACTCTGGATTAAATGCTGTATCAGGAGATTTTTCACTTTCTGCATATGGATATTTAATAGAAAAAGGTAAAATAAGCAGACCTGTAAATCAAATTACAATAGCAGGTAATCTATATGAAGTACTTAAGAACATAGATTCAGTCGGAAATGACTTGAAATTTGGTTTTCCTGGCTTTGGCTATATAGGCTCACCATCTCTCAAAATAAATAGTCTAGCTGTTGCAGGAAAATAA
- a CDS encoding TldD/PmbA family protein: protein MLSRPIIEDVLTAALSTGGDFAEIFVEDRFNTGLLLVGGKIESGISGRDYGVGIRIFYGLNSIYAYTNDSTRENLIKVAKEAAAAIKGSSINQVLDFTKTEIENIHPIKVIPSNIEKSQKVELIKRAYNAAKNFDEVISQVTVRYLDNEQNVLIANSEGLYVEDKRTRTRTAISAVASANGEMQSGSYGPGAHMGFEFYDKINIEDYAKEAARIAKAMVYADLCPSGKMPVVIDNEFGGVIFHEACGHGLEATSVAKGTSVFAGKLGEKVASDVVTAVDDGTIPNAWGSQNIDDEGTKTKKNVLIENGVLKGYMIDKLNGLKMGMPSTGSSRRQSYKYAPTSRMTNTYIANGSSTKEEIIANTEYGLYAKYMGGGSVNPATGDFNFAVSEGYIIRNGKIAEPVRGATLIGTGLEVLKEIDMVGNNLGFGQGMCGSLSGSIPTDVGQPTIRVKSITVGGRKGGQ from the coding sequence GATTTAACACTGGACTTTTACTAGTTGGAGGAAAGATAGAGAGCGGCATATCAGGAAGAGATTATGGTGTAGGCATAAGGATATTCTATGGTTTAAATAGTATATATGCGTATACAAATGATTCAACTAGAGAAAATCTAATTAAAGTTGCTAAAGAAGCAGCTGCAGCTATAAAAGGCAGCAGTATTAATCAAGTTTTAGATTTCACTAAAACAGAAATAGAAAATATTCATCCAATAAAAGTGATTCCAAGCAATATAGAAAAATCACAAAAAGTCGAGCTAATAAAGAGAGCTTACAATGCAGCTAAGAATTTTGATGAGGTCATATCCCAGGTTACAGTTAGATATCTTGATAATGAGCAAAATGTACTTATTGCTAACTCTGAAGGACTATATGTAGAGGATAAGAGAACAAGAACTAGAACTGCAATTTCAGCAGTTGCATCTGCAAATGGTGAAATGCAATCAGGTTCTTATGGGCCCGGAGCACATATGGGCTTTGAATTCTATGACAAGATCAACATAGAGGATTATGCTAAGGAAGCAGCTAGAATTGCAAAAGCAATGGTATATGCAGACCTATGTCCAAGCGGAAAAATGCCTGTAGTTATAGACAATGAGTTTGGTGGAGTTATTTTCCACGAAGCATGTGGTCATGGATTAGAAGCCACATCTGTTGCTAAGGGGACATCAGTATTTGCAGGAAAATTAGGGGAAAAGGTAGCATCAGACGTTGTTACAGCCGTAGATGATGGTACTATACCAAATGCATGGGGTTCACAGAACATTGACGATGAAGGAACAAAGACTAAGAAAAATGTTTTGATTGAAAATGGTGTATTAAAGGGTTATATGATTGATAAGCTAAATGGTCTAAAGATGGGAATGCCATCCACAGGCTCCAGCAGAAGACAATCATACAAATATGCTCCAACATCGAGAATGACTAATACCTATATAGCAAATGGAAGCTCAACTAAAGAAGAAATCATAGCTAATACTGAATATGGTCTATATGCAAAATACATGGGTGGTGGTTCTGTTAATCCTGCTACTGGAGACTTTAACTTTGCAGTAAGTGAAGGATATATTATTAGGAATGGAAAGATAGCAGAGCCTGTAAGAGGTGCCACACTAATAGGTACAGGGCTTGAAGTGCTTAAAGAAATAGATATGGTAGGCAACAATCTTGGTTTTGGTCAGGGTATGTGCGGGTCACTAAGTGGCTCTATACCTACAGATGTAGGGCAACCTACTATAAGAGTTAAGTCAATAACAGTAGGTGGAAGAAAGGGTGGTCAGTAA